In the genome of Streptomyces sp. V2I9, one region contains:
- a CDS encoding DUF1707 and FHA domain-containing protein, giving the protein MTSSSEFHTGSARLSDAQRDRVLGALREGAAQGKLSHDTFMRRMELALAARRPEELAVLTSDLDGGGRWSQGLVRAVGGISAFPGRLRRAWQTERLPKLLLPVPGPHPLLIGRDPANGLRLNHETVSRLHAELRALNGRWLLRDLGSTNGTCVNGQRLVGSIPVRDGDQVSFGHMSFRLTAPAHRPLELPPPPEPRPPAAAQPELPRQHAPGPQPGALEGPRPGAAPPPPAGAYPPPAPERPRPGELSPPHVPDRPPHVSGRPSPGPELPPPGPGRAPHPPEPPRPEA; this is encoded by the coding sequence TCCTCGGCGCGCTCAGAGAGGGTGCCGCCCAGGGCAAGCTGTCGCACGACACCTTCATGCGCCGCATGGAACTCGCCCTCGCGGCCCGGCGTCCGGAGGAGCTGGCGGTCCTCACCTCCGACCTGGACGGTGGAGGCCGCTGGTCCCAGGGACTGGTCCGCGCGGTGGGCGGGATCTCCGCCTTCCCCGGACGGCTGCGCCGAGCCTGGCAGACCGAGCGGCTCCCCAAGCTGCTGCTGCCCGTGCCCGGACCGCACCCGCTCCTCATCGGCCGCGACCCGGCGAACGGACTGCGCCTCAACCACGAGACGGTCTCCCGGCTGCACGCCGAACTCCGCGCGCTGAACGGCCGCTGGCTGCTGCGCGACCTCGGCTCCACCAACGGCACCTGCGTCAACGGCCAGCGGCTCGTCGGCTCCATCCCGGTGCGGGACGGGGACCAGGTGAGCTTCGGCCACATGAGCTTCCGCCTCACCGCCCCCGCCCACCGGCCGCTCGAACTGCCGCCGCCGCCCGAGCCCCGCCCACCGGCCGCCGCACAGCCCGAACTGCCGAGACAGCACGCGCCGGGCCCGCAGCCGGGCGCCCTGGAGGGGCCACGGCCGGGGGCGGCGCCTCCGCCGCCCGCGGGCGCGTATCCGCCGCCCGCCCCGGAGCGCCCGCGGCCCGGTGAGCTGTCTCCGCCGCATGTCCCGGACCGGCCACCCCACGTCTCGGGGCGGCCGTCGCCCGGCCCCGAGCTGCCGCCGCCCGGCCCCGGCCGGGCTCCGCACCCGCCCGAGCCTCCGCGTCCGGAGGCATGA
- a CDS encoding cytochrome P450, with translation MPADRPEVLPDARRPHRIAGGQPGLLAPGATTDPYRLRLYRLLRTEYPLGYDPVLDAWLLSRYADVALALTDPRFTGYPHDGVPRGLAAVPLGLCRGGLVCTPAAWPFHTVEPVVERTAYVLARRISGRDRADLVADFCRWLPTGAAAAVSPAGLNGRYRGDLRRRTGRGADDCAASTALREHALASFLANMLDDPDLRAAATAGEPAGHSAATLLGRAWAETLRRDPPVQIVLRRTRTAVAVSGGTLPAGAPVACLIGAAGRDPARFAAPDRFDPLRADADTLLTGPANCPAARLGRLEAEHGLRALLTAMPGIRWADGFRPVAGGLLTRGPRTLLVHPS, from the coding sequence ATGCCGGCCGACCGCCCCGAAGTCCTGCCCGACGCCCGTCGCCCGCACCGGATCGCGGGCGGGCAGCCGGGGCTCCTCGCTCCGGGAGCCACGACGGACCCGTACCGGCTGCGCCTCTACCGCCTGCTGCGTACCGAGTACCCCCTCGGCTACGACCCGGTCCTGGACGCCTGGCTGTTGAGCCGGTACGCGGACGTCGCCCTGGCCCTCACCGACCCCCGGTTCACCGGCTACCCGCACGACGGGGTCCCGCGCGGCCTGGCGGCCGTCCCGCTCGGCCTCTGCCGGGGCGGCCTGGTCTGCACCCCGGCCGCCTGGCCGTTCCACACCGTCGAACCGGTCGTCGAGCGGACCGCGTACGTTTTGGCCCGCCGGATCTCCGGACGCGACCGGGCCGACCTGGTCGCCGACTTCTGCCGCTGGCTGCCCACCGGAGCGGCCGCGGCGGTCTCCCCCGCGGGCCTGAACGGCCGGTACCGGGGCGACCTGCGGCGGCGGACCGGCCGTGGAGCCGACGACTGCGCCGCCTCCACCGCGCTGCGCGAGCACGCCCTCGCCTCGTTCCTGGCGAACATGCTGGACGACCCCGATCTGCGGGCCGCCGCGACAGCCGGAGAACCGGCCGGGCACAGCGCCGCGACGTTGCTCGGGCGGGCCTGGGCCGAGACCCTGCGCCGCGATCCGCCGGTCCAGATCGTGCTGCGCCGCACCCGTACCGCCGTGGCCGTCAGCGGCGGCACGCTCCCCGCCGGGGCGCCCGTCGCCTGCCTCATCGGCGCGGCGGGCCGCGACCCGGCCCGGTTCGCCGCGCCCGACCGCTTCGACCCGCTGCGGGCCGACGCGGACACCCTGCTCACCGGCCCGGCGAACTGTCCCGCCGCCCGCCTCGGCCGGCTGGAGGCCGAACACGGCCTGCGCGCCCTGCTGACGGCGATGCCGGGCATCCGCTGGGCCGACGGCTTCCGGCCGGTGGCGGGCGGCCTGCTCACCCGAGGCCCCCGCACCCTGCTTGTCCACCCGTCCTGA
- the treY gene encoding malto-oligosyltrehalose synthase, with product MTPSATYRLQLQPDFPFSAAEKAVPYLAALGVSHLHLSPVLEAVPGSTHGYDVVDHGRVRAELGGEEGLRSLASAAREHGLGLILDIVPNHMAASPRHNRRLWEVLREGPGSPSARWFDIDWAAGGGKVLLPVLGGPLGQELEHLTVDGEVLRYHDHAFPLRAGTAGLPLPELLDGQHYRLGWWRLARTELNYRRFFTVPELIGVRVEHPEVFEDTHAKVLELLRDGVLDGLRIDHPDGLAAPAAYLERLHDATGGRWTVVEKILTGDERLPSEWAVAGTTGYDALHRIDGLFTDPVGAAELLGFYREFAGAPADRGGDWTATVRRAAYRVVTHELAAETAWLTRLATAVCDRDPALRDHAPWALRTAIRELLVRVPVYRPYVTAGEPPSRTAEETLTDEAVRDAKAVFAVPEEAAAVDVVRELALGRLGGGVEQAAFCARFAQTASALHAKSVEDTAFYRYVPLLSATEVGGDPGRPAVSPEEFHAFAARTARDRPASGTVLTTHDTKRSADVRARIAVLSQCPERWAALVAEMTAATPVAAPDRQLAWAAWQSAYGCAELPAEELGGRLEPALLKAVREAGLSTSWTESDPAYERAVADFVAAGPGRASGPARTRITEFADALAPHVRAHVLGAALVQLTMPGVPDLYQGTESEYLALVDPDNRRPFRRPDAPDEKQELTSAALRLRREMPDVFGASGTYEPLTASGPAAAHLVAFCRAGEVVTAVTRLSLRLAEGGGWGDTVLELPDGGVWQDLLSDSPGREFAGGGAVRAGELFAERPAVLLRRARG from the coding sequence ATGACGCCCTCCGCCACGTACCGGCTTCAGCTCCAGCCCGACTTCCCGTTCTCCGCCGCCGAGAAGGCCGTGCCGTACCTCGCCGCGCTCGGCGTCTCGCACCTCCACCTCTCCCCCGTCCTGGAGGCGGTCCCCGGCTCCACCCACGGTTACGACGTGGTCGACCACGGCCGGGTCCGGGCGGAGCTGGGCGGCGAGGAGGGGCTGCGCTCGCTCGCCTCGGCCGCCCGCGAGCACGGCCTCGGGCTGATCCTGGACATCGTGCCCAACCACATGGCGGCCTCGCCCCGGCACAACCGCCGGCTGTGGGAGGTGCTGCGGGAGGGCCCCGGCTCCCCGTCCGCCCGCTGGTTCGACATCGACTGGGCGGCGGGCGGCGGGAAGGTGCTGCTGCCGGTGCTCGGCGGGCCGCTCGGCCAGGAGCTGGAGCATCTGACGGTGGACGGGGAGGTGCTGCGCTACCACGACCACGCGTTCCCGCTGCGGGCCGGCACGGCGGGCCTTCCGCTGCCGGAGCTGCTGGACGGGCAGCACTACCGGCTCGGCTGGTGGCGCCTCGCCCGCACCGAGCTGAACTACCGGCGGTTCTTCACCGTCCCGGAGCTGATCGGGGTGCGCGTGGAGCATCCGGAGGTCTTCGAGGACACCCACGCCAAGGTCCTCGAACTGCTCCGCGACGGCGTCCTCGACGGGCTGCGCATCGATCACCCGGACGGCCTCGCCGCCCCGGCCGCCTATCTGGAACGGCTCCACGACGCCACCGGCGGCCGCTGGACGGTGGTCGAGAAGATCCTCACCGGGGACGAGCGCCTGCCGTCGGAGTGGGCGGTGGCGGGCACCACGGGGTACGACGCGCTGCACCGGATCGACGGCCTGTTCACCGACCCGGTCGGGGCAGCCGAACTGCTGGGCTTCTACCGTGAGTTCGCGGGAGCGCCCGCCGACCGGGGTGGCGACTGGACGGCGACGGTGCGCCGGGCCGCGTACCGGGTGGTGACCCACGAGCTGGCCGCCGAGACCGCCTGGCTGACCCGGCTCGCCACCGCGGTGTGCGACCGGGACCCCGCGCTGCGCGACCATGCCCCGTGGGCGCTGCGGACCGCGATCCGGGAGCTGCTGGTACGCGTCCCGGTCTACCGGCCGTACGTCACGGCGGGCGAGCCGCCGTCCCGCACCGCCGAGGAGACGCTGACCGACGAGGCGGTCCGGGACGCGAAGGCGGTGTTCGCCGTGCCGGAGGAGGCGGCGGCCGTGGACGTCGTACGGGAGCTGGCGCTCGGGCGGCTCGGCGGCGGGGTGGAACAGGCGGCGTTCTGCGCCCGGTTCGCCCAGACGGCGTCCGCACTGCACGCCAAATCGGTGGAGGACACGGCGTTCTACCGGTACGTTCCGCTGCTGTCGGCCACCGAGGTGGGCGGCGATCCGGGGCGGCCCGCCGTGTCACCGGAGGAGTTCCACGCGTTCGCCGCCCGGACCGCCCGTGACCGGCCGGCCTCCGGCACGGTCCTGACCACGCACGACACCAAGCGCAGTGCGGACGTACGGGCCCGGATCGCGGTGCTCTCGCAGTGCCCGGAGCGATGGGCGGCGCTGGTGGCGGAGATGACCGCGGCGACGCCGGTCGCCGCTCCGGACCGCCAACTGGCGTGGGCGGCCTGGCAGTCGGCGTACGGCTGCGCGGAGCTGCCGGCCGAGGAGCTGGGTGGGCGGCTGGAGCCGGCGTTGCTGAAGGCGGTGCGCGAGGCGGGCCTGTCCACCAGCTGGACGGAGTCGGACCCGGCCTACGAGCGGGCGGTGGCGGACTTCGTCGCGGCCGGTCCGGGGCGTGCGTCGGGCCCGGCCCGTACCCGGATCACCGAGTTCGCGGACGCGCTCGCCCCGCATGTACGCGCCCACGTGCTGGGGGCGGCGCTGGTGCAGCTGACGATGCCGGGGGTTCCGGACCTCTACCAGGGCACGGAGAGCGAGTACCTGGCCCTGGTCGACCCGGACAACCGGCGGCCGTTCCGGCGGCCGGACGCCCCGGACGAGAAGCAGGAGCTGACGTCGGCCGCGCTGCGGCTGCGGCGGGAGATGCCGGACGTGTTCGGGGCGTCGGGGACGTACGAGCCGCTGACGGCCTCCGGTCCGGCCGCCGCCCATCTGGTGGCGTTCTGCCGGGCGGGCGAGGTGGTCACGGCGGTGACCCGGCTGTCGCTGCGGCTGGCCGAGGGAGGCGGCTGGGGGGACACGGTGCTGGAGCTGCCGGACGGCGGTGTCTGGCAGGACCTGTTGTCGGACTCGCCGGGCCGGGAGTTCGCGGGCGGCGGCGCGGTGCGGGCGGGCGAGCTGTTCGCCGAGCGGCCGGCGGTGTTGTTGCGGCGCGCGCGGGGCTGA